In Flavobacterium sp. N3904, one DNA window encodes the following:
- a CDS encoding DUF2851 family protein, with protein sequence MKEDFLHYLWKFKKFDTLNIKTSNMEEITITNVGQYLEMAGPDFFNAQITIGNQKWAGNVEMHLKSSDWYVHHHEKDAGYENVILHVVWEHDSEIYRSNNTEIPVLELKNYVDGITIANYKKLISPKSWIFCEKQLAAIPQFTLINWQERLFFERLERKSKPIFELLEQTNNDWEAVLFCLLAKNFGLNTNGEIFLKIAQSIPFSVIRKESFEVENLEALLFGSAGLLDSEKEDNYFKDLKFRYFYLLHKYQMGKSCIEPVQFFKHRPDNFPTIRLSQLANLYHKQHNLFSKAVTLNLLESIYEVFQVSAAPYWLTHYQFDKESSKKKKTVSKSFVDLIVLNTIIPLQFAYAKSQGKEISEDLIMILNEIHPEKNSIIDKFNSFGIKAKNAFESQSLLQLKNEYCNKSRCLECAIGMELLKKC encoded by the coding sequence ATGAAAGAAGATTTTCTGCACTACCTCTGGAAATTTAAAAAATTTGACACTTTAAATATAAAAACTTCCAACATGGAGGAAATCACCATAACCAATGTTGGGCAGTATTTAGAAATGGCCGGACCTGATTTTTTTAATGCCCAAATCACCATTGGCAATCAAAAGTGGGCAGGAAACGTAGAAATGCATCTTAAATCCTCCGATTGGTATGTGCATCATCATGAGAAAGATGCTGGTTACGAGAATGTAATACTTCATGTAGTTTGGGAACATGATTCTGAAATTTACAGAAGCAACAATACCGAGATTCCAGTCTTGGAACTCAAAAATTATGTTGATGGAATTACAATTGCCAATTATAAAAAATTAATAAGTCCAAAGTCGTGGATTTTTTGCGAAAAACAATTAGCTGCAATTCCGCAATTTACATTAATCAATTGGCAGGAACGTTTGTTTTTTGAGCGTTTGGAAAGGAAATCAAAACCTATTTTTGAATTACTGGAGCAAACCAATAATGATTGGGAAGCAGTTTTATTCTGCCTGTTGGCAAAGAATTTTGGTTTGAATACCAATGGCGAAATATTTTTGAAAATTGCTCAGTCTATTCCTTTTTCCGTAATACGAAAAGAATCTTTTGAAGTCGAAAATCTGGAAGCTTTGTTGTTTGGTTCAGCGGGATTATTGGATTCCGAAAAAGAAGACAACTACTTCAAGGACTTAAAATTCAGATATTTTTATTTGCTTCATAAATATCAAATGGGGAAAAGTTGTATCGAACCCGTTCAGTTTTTTAAACACCGTCCTGATAATTTTCCAACTATCCGACTGTCGCAGTTGGCTAATTTGTATCATAAACAGCATAATTTGTTTTCGAAAGCAGTTACTTTAAATTTGCTAGAATCTATTTATGAAGTATTTCAGGTTTCGGCAGCGCCTTATTGGCTGACGCATTATCAATTTGACAAGGAAAGCTCAAAGAAAAAGAAAACGGTATCAAAATCATTTGTTGATTTGATTGTTTTAAATACGATTATTCCGCTACAATTTGCTTATGCAAAAAGTCAGGGAAAAGAAATATCTGAGGACTTAATAATGATTTTGAATGAGATACATCCAGAGAAGAATTCAATTATTGATAAGTTTAATTCATTTGGAATAAAAGCCAAAAATGCATTTGAAAGTCAATCTTTATTGCAACTCAAAAATGAATATTGCAATAAAAGCCGTTGCTTAGAATGTGCAATCGGAATGGAATTGTTGAAAAAATGTTGA
- a CDS encoding 3'-5' exonuclease, whose translation MTFTAIDFETATAYHPCSVGIVTVENGIIVDEFVTLIKPPNNEYNPFTIQVHGIYPRDTVNAKTFVQVFPEIQKRLQNRIVVAHNESFDRNVLAKSMALYGLNYEDLNIGSRWECTVKIYKAKGLKPTKLSDCCREMKIQLNHHEALSDARACAKLYMLR comes from the coding sequence ATGACCTTCACCGCTATAGATTTTGAAACCGCAACCGCTTATCATCCCTGTTCTGTTGGGATTGTTACCGTAGAAAACGGCATTATTGTAGATGAGTTTGTGACCTTAATCAAACCACCCAATAACGAATACAATCCCTTTACGATACAAGTGCATGGGATTTATCCCAGAGATACGGTAAATGCCAAAACATTCGTGCAGGTATTTCCTGAAATTCAAAAAAGACTTCAAAACAGGATAGTGGTTGCCCATAATGAAAGTTTCGATCGCAATGTTTTGGCTAAATCAATGGCGCTTTACGGCTTGAATTATGAGGATTTGAATATCGGTTCTCGTTGGGAATGTACCGTAAAAATATACAAAGCCAAAGGCTTGAAACCTACGAAACTGAGCGATTGCTGTCGCGAAATGAAAATTCAGCTCAATCATCACGAAGCTTTATCTGATGCCAGGGCCTGTGCCAAATTGTATATGTTGAGATAG
- a CDS encoding pyridoxal-phosphate dependent enzyme, whose product MEYSENILGTIGNTPLVKLNKVTAEVDALVLAKVETFNPGNSVKDRMAVKMIEDAEADGRLQPGGTIIEGTSGNTGMGLALVAIIKGYKLICVISDKQSKEKMDILRAVGAKVVVCPTDVEPTDPRSYYSVSKRLAEETPNSWYVNQYDNLSNSLAHYEQTGPEIWKQTEGKITHFVVGVGTGGTISGVGKFLKEKNPNIKIWGIDTYGSVFKKYHETGIFDENEIYSYITEGIGEDILPKNVDFSLIDGFTKVTDKDAAVYTRKIALEEGIFVGNSAGAAIKGLLQLKEHFKPEDVVVVLFHDSGSRYVGKMFNDDWMRERGFLEDDVAKAEDVIRDHINEPLIVVRTEELVSHAIDRMRKYNISQIPVVDITGFVGSVDETDLFRSYVADKNVADKPIKEVMGKPFPIVKLNASIDEVSKLFTKENDAVLVELENGNHQIITKSDIIRSMK is encoded by the coding sequence ATGGAATACTCAGAAAATATATTAGGCACAATTGGGAATACTCCATTGGTGAAACTCAATAAAGTTACTGCCGAAGTTGATGCCTTGGTTTTGGCCAAAGTAGAGACATTCAATCCAGGTAATTCGGTCAAAGATCGTATGGCTGTAAAAATGATTGAAGATGCCGAAGCCGATGGACGTTTGCAACCGGGAGGGACAATAATTGAAGGGACTTCTGGAAATACCGGAATGGGTTTGGCACTCGTAGCCATTATCAAAGGATACAAATTGATTTGTGTGATCTCGGATAAGCAATCCAAAGAAAAAATGGATATTCTTCGTGCCGTAGGTGCCAAAGTGGTCGTTTGCCCTACAGATGTGGAGCCGACAGATCCACGCTCGTATTATTCGGTTTCCAAAAGATTGGCTGAAGAAACTCCAAATTCCTGGTATGTAAACCAATACGATAATTTATCCAATTCATTGGCACATTACGAGCAAACAGGCCCTGAAATCTGGAAACAGACCGAAGGGAAAATCACCCATTTTGTAGTTGGAGTAGGTACAGGAGGAACAATTTCCGGTGTTGGAAAATTTTTGAAAGAGAAAAATCCAAACATTAAAATATGGGGAATTGACACCTATGGATCGGTTTTTAAGAAATACCACGAAACAGGTATTTTTGATGAAAATGAAATTTATTCATACATCACAGAAGGAATTGGAGAAGATATTTTGCCAAAAAATGTTGACTTTTCTCTAATCGACGGATTTACCAAAGTAACCGATAAAGATGCCGCAGTCTATACTCGAAAAATTGCACTCGAAGAAGGTATATTTGTTGGTAATTCGGCTGGAGCAGCAATAAAAGGACTGTTGCAGCTTAAGGAGCACTTTAAACCGGAAGATGTAGTTGTGGTGTTGTTTCACGATTCTGGAAGTCGTTATGTAGGCAAAATGTTTAATGACGACTGGATGCGCGAAAGAGGATTCCTGGAAGACGATGTTGCCAAAGCCGAAGATGTAATCAGGGACCATATCAATGAGCCTTTGATTGTGGTACGCACCGAAGAATTGGTTTCGCACGCCATTGATCGCATGCGTAAGTATAATATTTCGCAAATTCCCGTAGTCGATATTACTGGATTTGTGGGCTCTGTAGACGAAACCGATTTGTTCAGAAGTTACGTAGCCGACAAAAACGTAGCCGATAAACCCATTAAAGAAGTAATGGGAAAACCGTTTCCTATTGTAAAATTGAACGCCTCGATTGACGAAGTATCTAAATTATTTACCAAAGAAAATGATGCTGTTTTGGTAGAACTTGAAAATGGGAACCATCAAATTATCACTAAGTCTGATATTATCAGGTCGATGAAGTAA
- a CDS encoding putative porin translates to MRIFFSLFFLAFPILLFSQVNSAKEIDYNSKYNSSDSIKKKKEPVATRDMYQVITLDRDTTYIDTSLTIQKEYSHNYLRKDNFGLLEFTNVGQTYNTLQYGINGFNPYPGFGFTAKQFDYMLADQVRYYNVATPATELYFKTTIQQGRSADSFFTLNVSPRLNFSIAYKALVSQGRYINQEAKSGNFKFTTSYNSKSGRYIANMHYTSQKIENQENGGITTVEDFESGDPAYSNRARLQVYFEDATSLLQGKRFFLDQTFRINKTKGANNLFVTEQFNYENMYFDYTQATIASTVGTKLVYRYGESFVTSNINDRTKYNKMYNKFGLVYENTTLGKFTFFGEDLQSNYYYNQILYLDSETIPNLLNQVINTVGGQYNYQKDKWSGTFLYTKSITDQNLYNLDASAKYDINDDNQISFQYQNMNKLPNNNYNLFQSSYLKYNWSNNFQTEKINAISVNATTQWVNLSLQLNSVKDHLYFADVTNALQRKDSMQIVAPAQYGKVINYASLKISREFVLGKFALDNTFLFQKVDQPDLILNVPDFVTRNAFYFSDTLFEKRLFLQTGVEFNYFTNYYSDNYNTLVGEFFVQNKTKIGNYANLDFFVNARILRTRIYFKAEHFNSLFSKDNYFSSPNYPYRDFLIRFGLVWNFFN, encoded by the coding sequence ATGAGAATTTTCTTTTCGTTATTTTTTTTAGCTTTCCCAATTCTCCTATTTTCTCAAGTAAATAGTGCTAAAGAAATCGATTATAATAGCAAATACAATTCTTCGGACTCCATAAAAAAGAAGAAAGAGCCTGTAGCTACTCGCGATATGTATCAGGTAATTACTTTGGATCGTGACACTACTTACATTGATACATCACTTACCATTCAGAAAGAATACAGCCATAATTATTTGAGAAAAGATAATTTTGGTCTTTTGGAATTTACCAATGTGGGGCAAACGTACAATACCTTGCAATATGGCATAAATGGTTTTAACCCGTATCCCGGATTCGGTTTTACGGCAAAACAATTTGATTATATGTTGGCCGATCAAGTGAGGTATTATAATGTGGCTACACCTGCTACCGAATTGTATTTTAAAACAACGATACAACAGGGACGTTCTGCTGATTCGTTTTTTACCCTAAATGTTTCTCCAAGATTGAATTTTTCTATTGCTTACAAAGCACTGGTTTCTCAGGGAAGGTATATTAATCAGGAAGCAAAATCGGGAAATTTTAAATTTACTACGAGTTATAACAGTAAGAGCGGACGTTATATTGCCAACATGCATTATACGTCTCAGAAAATTGAGAATCAAGAAAATGGGGGAATAACCACCGTTGAAGATTTTGAGAGTGGTGATCCTGCTTATTCAAATCGTGCAAGATTGCAGGTTTATTTTGAAGATGCCACTTCTTTGTTGCAAGGAAAACGTTTTTTCCTGGATCAAACCTTTAGGATAAACAAAACCAAAGGTGCAAATAACCTGTTTGTCACCGAGCAGTTTAATTATGAAAACATGTATTTTGATTACACACAGGCAACAATTGCTTCTACAGTAGGTACTAAATTGGTGTATCGTTATGGAGAATCATTCGTTACTAGCAATATTAATGACAGAACGAAGTACAATAAAATGTACAACAAATTCGGATTAGTATATGAGAATACTACTTTAGGGAAGTTTACGTTTTTTGGAGAAGATTTGCAGTCTAATTATTACTACAATCAGATTTTGTATTTGGATTCCGAAACAATACCCAATTTGCTAAATCAGGTTATAAATACTGTCGGTGGACAATACAATTATCAAAAAGACAAATGGAGTGGTACTTTTTTGTATACTAAATCTATTACTGATCAAAATTTATACAACTTGGATGCATCTGCAAAATACGATATTAACGACGACAATCAAATCTCGTTTCAATATCAGAACATGAATAAGCTTCCAAACAATAATTATAATTTATTTCAAAGCAGTTATTTGAAATACAATTGGTCGAATAATTTTCAGACTGAAAAAATTAATGCAATCAGTGTGAATGCCACAACCCAATGGGTCAACCTTTCGCTGCAGCTTAATTCGGTAAAAGATCATTTGTATTTTGCAGATGTTACCAATGCTTTGCAAAGAAAAGACAGTATGCAAATAGTAGCTCCGGCTCAATATGGTAAAGTAATTAATTATGCTTCGCTAAAGATAAGCAGAGAGTTTGTGTTGGGGAAATTTGCGTTGGACAATACTTTTTTGTTTCAAAAAGTAGATCAGCCTGACTTGATTTTGAATGTGCCTGATTTTGTGACCAGAAATGCCTTTTATTTTTCGGATACTTTATTCGAAAAAAGATTATTTCTTCAAACGGGTGTGGAGTTTAACTATTTCACAAATTATTATAGTGATAATTACAACACATTGGTTGGAGAGTTTTTTGTTCAGAATAAAACGAAAATTGGTAATTATGCCAATCTGGACTTTTTTGTAAATGCACGAATTCTTAGAACCCGTATTTATTTCAAGGCAGAGCATTTTAACTCGCTTTTTTCTAAAGACAATTATTTTTCGTCACCCAATTATCCCTATCGTGATTTCTTGATCCGATTCGGATTGGTTTGGAACTTCTTCAATTAA
- a CDS encoding ribonuclease HII gives MLLTNFSNYILESGTDEAGRGCLAGPVTAAAVILPVDFENKILNDSKQLSEKVREKLRPIIEEHAITFAVTHLHPNEIDEINILNASMKGMQESILKLTQTPEFIIVDGNRALYAKLGLKSNFGKQFSEAEIELLKSIPNQSIIKGDSKYLSIAAASVLAKTYRDEYMDKIHEEFPMYNWKKNKGYPTKEHREAIRKYGTTKYHRMSFRLLPEQLKLDI, from the coding sequence ATGTTACTCACTAATTTTTCAAATTATATTCTAGAATCAGGCACCGACGAAGCGGGTCGTGGCTGTCTTGCTGGTCCAGTAACCGCCGCCGCCGTAATTCTACCAGTAGATTTTGAAAACAAAATACTAAACGACAGTAAGCAGTTATCTGAAAAAGTTCGAGAAAAGCTCAGACCGATTATAGAAGAACACGCCATTACATTTGCCGTAACCCATTTGCATCCAAATGAAATTGACGAAATAAATATTCTAAATGCTTCGATGAAAGGAATGCAGGAAAGTATTTTGAAATTAACACAAACTCCAGAATTTATCATTGTTGACGGCAATAGAGCATTGTATGCAAAACTAGGCTTGAAAAGCAATTTTGGAAAACAATTCTCTGAAGCCGAGATAGAATTATTGAAATCGATTCCCAATCAAAGCATCATAAAAGGAGATTCAAAATATTTGAGTATTGCTGCGGCTTCGGTTCTGGCAAAAACCTATCGGGATGAATACATGGATAAAATTCACGAAGAATTCCCGATGTACAATTGGAAAAAAAACAAAGGCTACCCCACCAAAGAACACCGCGAAGCCATTCGGAAATACGGTACGACAAAATACCACAGAATGAGTTTCAGGTTATTGCCAGAACAATTGAAATTGGATATTTAG
- the lipB gene encoding lipoyl(octanoyl) transferase LipB → MNKTIQLQDLGNKDYKATWEYQEELFKGIVDLKIQNRREETAIATPNYFLFVEHPHVYTLGKSGDLSNLLLSEKQLEAKGATFYKINRGGDITYHGPGQIVGYPIIDLENFFSDIHKYLRFLEEAIILTLQEYGLECGRSEGETGVWLGVGTPFARKICAMGVRASRWVTMHGFALNVNADLGYFDNIIPCGIRGKAVTSLNVELGVDRVDEREVKEKILKHFSVLFECSIIR, encoded by the coding sequence ATGAACAAAACCATCCAACTTCAAGATTTAGGAAATAAAGATTACAAAGCAACTTGGGAATACCAAGAAGAATTGTTTAAAGGAATTGTGGATTTGAAGATTCAAAATAGGAGAGAAGAAACTGCTATTGCGACACCTAATTATTTTCTGTTTGTAGAACATCCACATGTTTATACGTTGGGGAAAAGCGGTGATTTGAGTAATTTGCTTTTATCCGAAAAACAGCTTGAAGCCAAAGGTGCTACTTTCTACAAAATCAATCGAGGTGGCGATATTACGTACCACGGACCTGGACAAATTGTGGGTTATCCTATTATCGACTTGGAGAATTTCTTCTCGGATATTCATAAATACTTGCGTTTTCTGGAGGAAGCCATTATTCTGACTTTGCAGGAATACGGTTTGGAATGTGGACGAAGCGAAGGCGAAACCGGAGTTTGGCTTGGAGTAGGAACGCCTTTCGCTCGAAAAATATGTGCTATGGGAGTTCGTGCATCCCGCTGGGTAACTATGCATGGTTTTGCCTTAAACGTCAATGCCGACTTGGGTTATTTTGATAACATTATTCCGTGTGGAATTCGCGGTAAAGCGGTAACTTCTTTGAATGTTGAACTCGGAGTTGATCGGGTAGATGAACGAGAAGTCAAAGAAAAAATTTTAAAGCATTTCTCTGTATTGTTCGAATGCTCAATCATTCGATAA
- the lysS gene encoding lysine--tRNA ligase, translating to MALSEQEIIRREKLQSLRNLGINPYPANLFPVNHTSKQIKESFVEGKKVIVAGRLMSVRDQGKACFAELQDSEGRIQLYVNRDVLCLGEDKTLYNQVFKKLTDLGDFIGIEGELFTTKVGAQCIRVDGFTFLSKTLRPLPLPKVDEDGKVHDAFNDAELRYRMRYVDLTVNQNVKETFIKRTKLFNAMRGFFNEAGYLEVETPVLQSIPGGAAARPFITHHNSLDIPLYMRIANELYLKRLIVGGFDGVYEFSKNFRNEGMDRTHNPEFTAMEIYVAYKDYNWMMDFTENLLEHCAIGVNGTSEAVFGEHKINFKAPYARVTMTDSIKHFTGFDISGKSEAELFEAARGMGIDVDNTMGKGKLIDEIFGAKCEGNYIQPTFITDYPKEMSPLCKEHRDNPDLTERFELMVCGKEVANAYSELNDPIDQRARFEDQMRLAEKGDDEANGTIDEDFLRALEYGMPPTSGLGIGMDRLMMFLTNNASIQEVLFFPQMRPETKKAQIELTDEEKFIVDLLKGNENKMDLQQLKITANLSGKKWDAAMKGLSKNGLTKVAIEGEYKIVELIE from the coding sequence ATGGCCTTATCAGAACAAGAAATCATCCGAAGAGAAAAACTTCAATCTTTACGTAATTTGGGAATCAATCCTTATCCTGCTAATCTTTTTCCTGTAAATCATACTTCAAAACAAATAAAGGAGTCTTTTGTAGAAGGTAAAAAAGTGATTGTTGCCGGGCGTTTGATGAGTGTTAGAGATCAAGGAAAAGCTTGTTTTGCTGAATTGCAAGATAGCGAAGGGCGCATACAATTGTATGTGAATCGCGATGTTTTGTGTTTGGGAGAGGATAAAACATTATACAATCAAGTATTTAAAAAATTGACCGACTTGGGGGATTTTATTGGTATTGAAGGCGAATTGTTTACGACCAAAGTGGGTGCGCAATGTATTCGTGTAGATGGTTTTACATTTTTAAGTAAAACACTTCGTCCGTTGCCTTTGCCAAAAGTAGATGAAGACGGAAAAGTGCACGACGCTTTTAACGATGCTGAATTGCGTTACAGAATGCGTTATGTGGATTTGACTGTGAACCAGAATGTGAAAGAAACGTTTATCAAGAGAACGAAATTGTTTAATGCAATGCGTGGTTTCTTTAACGAAGCGGGATACCTTGAAGTTGAAACTCCCGTTTTGCAATCAATTCCTGGTGGTGCGGCAGCAAGACCTTTTATCACGCACCACAACTCGCTTGACATTCCGCTTTATATGCGTATTGCAAATGAATTGTATTTGAAAAGATTGATTGTTGGTGGTTTTGATGGTGTGTATGAGTTTTCGAAAAATTTCCGTAACGAAGGTATGGACAGAACGCACAACCCGGAATTTACCGCTATGGAAATATATGTAGCCTACAAAGACTACAACTGGATGATGGATTTTACCGAAAACTTGTTGGAACATTGCGCTATTGGTGTAAATGGAACTAGCGAAGCTGTTTTTGGTGAACACAAAATCAACTTCAAAGCGCCTTATGCCCGCGTTACAATGACGGATTCTATCAAACATTTTACTGGTTTTGATATTTCTGGCAAAAGTGAAGCGGAACTTTTTGAGGCTGCAAGAGGTATGGGAATAGACGTGGACAACACGATGGGTAAAGGAAAATTGATTGATGAGATTTTTGGAGCGAAATGTGAAGGGAATTATATTCAGCCAACATTCATTACTGATTATCCAAAGGAAATGTCACCACTTTGTAAAGAACACCGTGACAATCCGGATTTGACAGAACGTTTTGAATTGATGGTTTGTGGTAAAGAAGTAGCAAACGCCTACTCTGAATTGAATGACCCAATTGACCAAAGAGCCCGTTTTGAAGACCAAATGCGTTTGGCTGAAAAAGGAGATGATGAAGCGAATGGAACTATTGATGAGGATTTCTTGAGAGCATTGGAATACGGTATGCCTCCAACTTCCGGTTTAGGAATTGGAATGGATCGTTTGATGATGTTCTTAACAAATAATGCTTCGATTCAAGAAGTGTTGTTTTTCCCGCAGATGCGTCCTGAAACCAAAAAAGCTCAAATTGAATTGACTGATGAAGAGAAATTTATCGTAGATTTATTGAAAGGAAATGAAAATAAAATGGATCTTCAGCAATTAAAAATTACTGCGAATTTAAGTGGTAAAAAATGGGATGCTGCTATGAAAGGTTTGTCTAAAAATGGTTTGACTAAAGTAGCTATTGAAGGAGAATATAAGATTGTGGAATTAATAGAATAA
- a CDS encoding RloB family protein encodes MAKRPTNNFKSRTFKSKVLILCEGLTEKNYFNAMKEDFRLPKTIAVNVIDCKGDVTDVLKNAKKDGFEKIFVVFDHDNFPKRGDVFKLASQKNANVIFSSICFESWYLFHFKNSTKVFTSEEVLEKELKKCSGMENYQKNDFKHYAILKDKLTLAKLNAENVRLSVVGNNYGVEVFNLNPYTNVDELVLFLESQRT; translated from the coding sequence ATGGCTAAAAGACCTACTAATAATTTTAAATCAAGAACGTTTAAATCTAAAGTCTTGATTCTGTGTGAAGGATTGACCGAGAAGAATTATTTTAATGCAATGAAAGAGGATTTTCGTTTGCCTAAAACTATTGCAGTGAATGTGATTGATTGTAAAGGTGACGTGACTGATGTTTTAAAAAATGCAAAGAAAGATGGTTTTGAAAAAATATTTGTAGTTTTTGACCATGATAATTTTCCAAAAAGAGGAGATGTTTTTAAACTAGCTTCTCAAAAGAATGCAAATGTTATTTTTTCGAGTATTTGTTTTGAGTCCTGGTATTTGTTCCATTTTAAAAATTCGACTAAGGTATTTACTTCAGAAGAAGTTTTGGAAAAAGAATTAAAGAAATGCTCAGGAATGGAAAATTATCAGAAGAATGACTTTAAACATTATGCAATATTAAAAGATAAGTTGACCCTTGCTAAATTAAATGCAGAAAATGTTAGATTGTCTGTTGTAGGAAATAATTATGGTGTTGAAGTTTTTAATTTAAATCCATATACAAATGTTGATGAGTTGGTACTATTTTTAGAAAGTCAAAGAACATAA
- a CDS encoding AAA family ATPase, with amino-acid sequence MLELSMIPSDLKNSVNRIIKTNPNATKNKDYFGLTSAAIYGPNASGKSNIIRALHEFQEFIRNSTDNKPNDPIKLFNPFRLSKKNVLKPSFFSIDILIENILHTYSIEVYQKEVISESLYFYPKGLKTKIFERNKQDFQKGNGYEGIFETIKQRTTENQLFLSKAALENVEIAKNVYETISALLVFTTDLFHSERFNKAANKHLFSGFDGGSLILRLSKSLIQKLDTQVVDFEEKEGVIKTIHLNDQYEKIEFEFSDESSGTQRAISFSPLIFMVLKHGGTIVVDEFERSLHPEIAQYILSLFNDPGVNNKGAQFIFATHDTTLLSPENNMRRDQINLVEKNSKGETEMFAISDIKGVREGNYEKWYLEGRLGAVPNIARETFRQELIDYINS; translated from the coding sequence ATGTTAGAATTATCTATGATACCTAGTGATTTGAAAAATTCAGTCAATAGAATCATAAAGACCAATCCCAATGCGACTAAAAATAAAGATTATTTCGGACTGACTTCTGCTGCTATATATGGACCAAATGCTAGTGGGAAGAGTAATATTATCAGGGCTCTACATGAGTTTCAAGAATTTATCAGAAATTCCACTGACAATAAGCCCAATGATCCAATAAAATTATTTAATCCATTTAGGTTATCTAAAAAAAACGTATTGAAACCATCATTTTTTTCAATTGATATTTTAATTGAAAATATACTACATACATATTCTATAGAGGTTTATCAAAAAGAAGTTATTAGTGAATCTCTATATTTCTACCCTAAAGGATTGAAAACGAAAATTTTTGAAAGAAATAAACAAGATTTCCAAAAGGGCAATGGATATGAAGGTATTTTTGAAACAATAAAACAGAGAACAACTGAAAATCAATTGTTTTTGAGTAAAGCTGCCTTAGAAAATGTAGAAATTGCTAAAAATGTTTATGAGACCATTTCAGCTTTACTAGTATTCACTACTGATCTTTTTCATTCTGAAAGATTTAATAAAGCTGCAAATAAACATCTTTTCAGTGGTTTTGATGGCGGAAGTTTAATTCTAAGATTATCAAAATCTTTAATACAAAAATTAGACACACAAGTTGTTGATTTTGAAGAAAAAGAAGGGGTAATTAAAACCATTCATCTGAATGATCAATACGAAAAGATTGAATTTGAATTCTCTGATGAATCTTCTGGTACACAAAGAGCAATCTCATTCTCTCCTTTAATTTTTATGGTTTTAAAACATGGAGGCACTATTGTCGTAGATGAATTTGAAAGAAGTTTACATCCTGAAATTGCGCAATATATTTTGAGTTTATTTAATGATCCAGGAGTAAACAATAAAGGGGCTCAGTTTATATTTGCAACTCATGATACTACTTTATTAAGTCCTGAAAACAATATGAGAAGAGATCAAATTAATTTGGTTGAAAAAAATTCAAAAGGAGAGACAGAAATGTTTGCTATCTCAGATATCAAAGGAGTTCGAGAAGGAAATTATGAAAAATGGTATTTAGAAGGTAGATTGGGAGCTGTGCCAAATATAGCAAGGGAAACTTTTAGGCAGGAATTGATTGATTATATAAATTCATAA